The Amycolatopsis sp. DG1A-15b genome window below encodes:
- a CDS encoding type I polyketide synthase: MTGEEKLRDYLKRATVELAGARRRLAEYEARESEPIAVIGMSCRFPGAPDVEAYWRLLREGRAAEVGDVPAGRFDHLPDTGGTRRRGAFLSEVDGWDAGFFGYAPQEALRMDPQQRLLMELAWEAMDDAGTPAPRLAGSRTGVLLGFSDAFQYGQVEAEREGTGVYADPYMGQGSLASVVAGRLAYHFDLRGPAFSLDTACSSTLVAVHLAARALRAGECDYALAGGGFLALHPFLYVYSSRNALLSPTDRCHTFDTSADGYMMGEGGGMVVLARLSDAVRDGHRIRAVIRGSAVNQDGRSNGLTAPNRSAQVEVIRRALADAGAAPGDVDFLEAHGSGTPLGDEIELGALGDVFGGRPAGRPLTVGAVKTNIGHTHTAAGIAGLIKTVLVLENGEIPANLHLSDPAEQVLANEAVRPSTGPASLPDHGRPAVAGVSSFGWSGTNAHLVLEAAPPAEPRPEAVKPTAELIPVSAASEAALRAQLTRLAQITTPTTRVTPPITRDTAPITRDTAPVTRDTPPITRVDRPITGVDLPITPTDSPGTRADLPGTRTDRPSTPTDSASTPTDRPDTPATPAANLTLADLAHTLREGRAPLDHRRAVVATSLEDAVRQLTSAAQSPGVHRKPGTPKIAFLLPGVGDQYRGLATQLYRDEPVFAQAVDECCAIAAERCEVDLRAAFFAEPRAIEASFFGAGQADELLDRAEVAHPLLFTVEYALARLLADRGVRPDLLVGYSLGEYVAACLAGVFTLGDALHVVTGRARLIGRAPAGRMLAVAASASRIAEALSPMRVDVAALNGPQMTVLSGSPADVEAAAAQLKEAGLAARVLRSAHPFHSTLLEPARAELAELVASVPRQAPRIPLVSNATGTALTDAEAIDPQYWAGHLCRPVRFADGVHHCAGEDVDVYVELGPGQTLGGLVRQNQAGARPAVLGTLPAPWPVEDRPAEGTALLDTLARLWELGVAVDFTALRGDGRTVSLPGYPFQRTKFWPQATRKAPEPVEDAGRLYAPVWRLDPTRPTTTPQGSLITTNGELATLAARAGMTVGTDPATLPQPLHVVHDGGFDDLLRTVQALDGHDVRLLTVTTGAAEITGGDLTAPDAALVHGLGRGVRAEYPGLRWRGVDVEPGTPATHLLDELARPWPDDPAAEPVLAGRRGGRRRLQEYTEITLDEATPDWGGTHVITGGTRGLGLIVAKHLVRRGARKLALISRTGEADQAGLAELSDAEVLLIKADAGVPEQLRAALAEARTRFGELDSIVHAAGLPGGGLAQRRTAEDMHRTLAPKVQAIGPLLEARPRRLVLFSSIVTVVGGIGEADYCAANSVLDAHGAALSTADTQVVTVAWGHWQHDAWADAATGEARLAYRRRYGFTAEAGCALLDKLVGNGVRGTVVALRQDLPAARRELAALNDLGGLLEAAPAPVTRYPRPPLRTEYAAPRGELETDIAGVWGEFLGIDAVGVHDPFFDLGGNSLVGMAMVAALEKRLGRRIAPAVLFGHPTVAAFAAALTDTDSPAPRAATTGSARGQRRRLAGTRK, from the coding sequence ATGACCGGCGAAGAAAAGCTTCGCGACTACCTGAAGCGGGCGACGGTCGAGCTCGCGGGCGCGCGCCGCCGGCTGGCCGAGTACGAGGCCCGCGAGAGCGAGCCCATCGCCGTGATCGGCATGTCGTGCCGGTTCCCCGGCGCCCCGGACGTCGAAGCGTATTGGCGGCTGCTGCGCGAAGGCCGCGCCGCCGAAGTCGGCGACGTGCCCGCCGGCCGGTTCGACCACCTGCCCGACACCGGCGGCACCCGGCGCCGCGGCGCCTTCCTGTCCGAAGTGGACGGCTGGGACGCCGGGTTCTTCGGTTACGCCCCGCAGGAAGCGCTGCGGATGGACCCGCAGCAGCGCCTGCTGATGGAGCTGGCGTGGGAGGCGATGGACGACGCCGGCACCCCGGCGCCGCGGCTGGCGGGCAGCCGCACGGGCGTGCTCCTCGGCTTCTCCGACGCGTTCCAGTACGGCCAGGTGGAGGCGGAGCGCGAAGGCACCGGCGTGTACGCCGACCCGTACATGGGCCAGGGCAGCCTCGCCAGCGTCGTCGCCGGGCGGCTGGCCTACCACTTCGACCTGCGCGGCCCCGCGTTCTCGCTGGACACCGCGTGTTCGTCGACGCTGGTCGCGGTGCACCTCGCGGCCCGCGCGCTGCGGGCGGGCGAGTGCGACTACGCGCTGGCCGGTGGCGGATTCCTGGCGTTGCACCCGTTCCTGTACGTCTACAGCAGCCGCAACGCGCTGCTGTCGCCGACCGACCGCTGCCACACGTTCGACACGAGCGCGGACGGCTACATGATGGGCGAGGGCGGCGGGATGGTGGTGCTGGCGCGGCTGTCGGACGCCGTGCGCGACGGCCACCGCATCCGGGCGGTGATCCGCGGCTCGGCGGTCAACCAGGACGGCCGCAGCAACGGCCTGACGGCCCCCAACCGCAGCGCCCAGGTCGAGGTGATCCGCCGGGCACTGGCCGACGCGGGTGCTGCACCCGGCGACGTCGACTTCCTGGAAGCGCACGGCTCGGGAACCCCGCTGGGCGACGAGATCGAGCTGGGCGCCCTGGGCGACGTGTTCGGCGGCCGCCCGGCCGGCCGCCCGCTGACGGTGGGCGCGGTGAAGACCAACATCGGCCACACCCACACGGCGGCCGGGATCGCCGGGCTGATCAAGACGGTCCTGGTGCTGGAGAACGGCGAAATACCGGCCAACCTGCACCTGAGCGACCCGGCGGAGCAGGTGCTGGCGAACGAGGCGGTCCGGCCGTCCACGGGGCCGGCTTCGCTGCCGGACCACGGGCGCCCGGCGGTGGCGGGGGTCAGTTCGTTCGGCTGGTCGGGAACGAACGCCCACCTCGTCCTGGAGGCGGCACCCCCGGCCGAGCCCCGCCCCGAGGCGGTGAAGCCGACGGCCGAGCTGATCCCGGTCTCGGCCGCCTCGGAAGCCGCGCTGCGCGCGCAGCTCACCCGCCTCGCCCAGATCACCACACCAACCACCCGAGTTACGCCTCCAATCACGCGAGACACGGCTCCAATCACGCGAGATACGGCTCCAGTCACGCGAGATACGCCTCCGATCACGCGAGTCGACCGTCCAATCACGGGTGTCGACCTCCCCATCACGCCAACCGACTCCCCAGGCACGCGAGCCGACCTTCCGGGTACGCGAACCGACCGTCCAAGCACGCCAACCGACTCCGCAAGCACGCCGACCGACCGTCCGGATACGCCGGCGACCCCGGCCGCGAACCTGACCCTGGCCGACCTCGCGCACACCCTGCGCGAAGGCCGCGCCCCCCTCGACCACCGCCGGGCCGTGGTCGCCACCAGTCTCGAGGATGCCGTCCGGCAACTCACCTCTGCCGCGCAATCTCCCGGCGTGCACCGCAAGCCCGGCACGCCGAAGATCGCCTTCCTCCTCCCCGGCGTGGGGGACCAGTACCGCGGCCTGGCCACCCAGCTCTACCGCGACGAGCCCGTTTTCGCCCAAGCCGTCGACGAATGCTGCGCCATCGCCGCCGAGCGGTGCGAGGTCGACCTGCGAGCCGCCTTCTTCGCGGAACCGCGAGCCATCGAGGCGTCGTTCTTCGGGGCCGGCCAGGCGGATGAACTCCTCGACCGCGCCGAGGTCGCGCACCCCCTCCTCTTCACCGTCGAGTACGCGCTCGCCCGGCTGCTCGCCGACCGGGGCGTCCGGCCGGACCTGCTCGTCGGCTACAGCCTCGGCGAGTACGTCGCCGCCTGTCTCGCCGGGGTGTTCACCCTCGGCGACGCGCTGCACGTCGTCACCGGGCGGGCCCGGCTGATCGGGCGCGCGCCGGCGGGCCGGATGCTCGCCGTCGCCGCCTCCGCGAGCCGGATCGCCGAAGCGCTCAGCCCGATGCGAGTCGACGTGGCCGCGCTGAACGGCCCGCAGATGACCGTCCTCAGTGGATCACCGGCCGACGTCGAAGCCGCGGCCGCGCAGCTCAAGGAAGCCGGACTCGCCGCGCGGGTCCTGCGCTCGGCCCACCCGTTCCACTCCACGCTGCTGGAACCCGCCCGCGCGGAACTCGCCGAGCTGGTCGCGTCGGTGCCCCGGCAGGCACCGCGGATCCCCCTCGTCTCGAACGCGACCGGCACCGCGCTCACCGACGCCGAGGCGATCGACCCGCAGTACTGGGCCGGGCACCTCTGCCGTCCGGTGCGCTTCGCCGACGGCGTCCACCACTGCGCCGGCGAGGACGTCGACGTCTACGTGGAACTCGGCCCGGGGCAGACGCTGGGCGGCCTGGTCCGCCAGAACCAGGCCGGCGCCCGCCCCGCCGTGCTCGGCACCCTGCCCGCGCCGTGGCCCGTCGAGGACCGCCCCGCCGAAGGCACCGCGCTGCTGGACACCCTCGCGCGGCTGTGGGAACTGGGCGTCGCGGTCGACTTCACCGCCCTGCGCGGGGACGGCCGCACCGTGAGCCTGCCCGGCTACCCCTTCCAGCGCACGAAGTTCTGGCCGCAGGCGACGCGGAAAGCCCCCGAACCGGTCGAAGACGCCGGCCGGCTCTACGCACCGGTGTGGCGCCTCGACCCCACCCGCCCCACGACGACGCCGCAGGGCTCGCTGATCACCACCAACGGCGAACTCGCCACGCTGGCCGCGCGAGCGGGGATGACCGTCGGCACCGATCCGGCCACGCTCCCCCAGCCCCTGCACGTCGTGCACGACGGCGGCTTCGACGACCTCCTCCGGACCGTCCAGGCCCTGGACGGCCACGACGTCCGGCTCCTGACCGTCACCACCGGCGCGGCCGAGATCACCGGCGGCGACCTGACCGCCCCGGACGCCGCCCTGGTGCACGGCCTCGGCCGCGGCGTCCGGGCCGAGTACCCGGGCCTGCGGTGGCGCGGCGTCGACGTCGAACCCGGCACGCCGGCCACGCACCTCCTCGACGAACTGGCCCGCCCGTGGCCCGACGACCCTGCCGCCGAACCGGTGCTCGCCGGCCGGCGCGGCGGACGCCGTCGCCTCCAGGAGTACACCGAGATCACCCTCGACGAGGCCACGCCGGACTGGGGCGGCACGCACGTGATCACCGGCGGCACCCGCGGGCTCGGCCTGATCGTCGCGAAGCACCTCGTCCGCCGCGGCGCCCGCAAGCTCGCCCTGATCAGCCGCACCGGCGAAGCGGACCAGGCCGGCCTGGCCGAGCTGAGCGACGCCGAGGTGCTGCTCATCAAGGCCGACGCGGGCGTTCCGGAGCAGCTGCGGGCGGCGCTGGCGGAAGCCAGGACGCGGTTCGGCGAGCTCGACTCGATCGTGCACGCCGCGGGCCTGCCGGGCGGTGGGCTGGCCCAGCGCCGGACCGCCGAGGACATGCACCGGACGCTCGCGCCGAAGGTCCAGGCGATCGGCCCGCTCCTGGAAGCACGACCCCGGCGCCTGGTCCTGTTCTCCTCGATCGTCACGGTCGTCGGCGGCATCGGCGAAGCCGACTACTGCGCGGCCAACAGCGTCCTCGACGCCCACGGCGCCGCACTGTCCACAGCGGACACCCAGGTGGTGACCGTCGCCTGGGGGCACTGGCAGCACGACGCCTGGGCCGACGCGGCCACCGGCGAAGCCCGCCTGGCCTACCGCCGCCGCTACGGCTTCACCGCCGAGGCCGGGTGCGCGCTGCTCGACAAGCTCGTCGGCAACGGCGTCCGCGGCACGGTCGTGGCCCTGCGCCAGGACCTGCCGGCGGCCCGTCGCGAGCTGGCCGCCCTCAACGACCTCGGCGGGCTGCTCGAAGCGGCCCCGGCGCCGGTCACGCGCTACCCGCGGCCGCCGTTGCGCACCGAGTACGCCGCCCCGCGTGGCGAGCTCGAGACGGACATCGCCGGTGTCTGGGGCGAGTTCCTGGGCATCGACGCGGTGGGCGTGCACGACCCGTTCTTCGACCTCGGCGGCAACTCGCTGGTCGGCATGGCCATGGTGGCGGCGCTGGAAAAGCGTCTCGGCCGCCGGATCGCCCCCGCCGTCCTCTTCGGCCACCCCACCGTGGCCGCCTTCGCCGCCGCCCTGACCGACACCGACTCCCCCGCCCCGCGGGCGGCGACCACCGGCTCGGCGCGCGGCCAGCGGCGCCGCCTGGCCGGCACCCGGAAATGA